A genomic region of Longimicrobium sp. contains the following coding sequences:
- a CDS encoding ligase-associated DNA damage response DEXH box helicase, which translates to MIRIRRPDTTPDPRIEPAERWFASRGWEPFAFQREVWSAYLDGESGLIHAATGTGKTYAAWMGAVLESLAEGSAGGPKAPPLRILWITPLRALAADTEAALRMPLADLELSWTLESRTGDTSAAVRSRQRTRLPSALVTTPESLALLLSRDDAQALFADLRAVIVDEWHELMGSKRGVQTELALARLRGWRPGMRTWGLSATIGNLEDARDALLGVRAESNPGRIVRGLVPKDIVVDALIPPTIERFPWAGHLGTQMLPQVVEAIEEGETAIVFTNTRSQTEIWYQALLDARPDWAGQIALHHGSLDRARRDWVEDGLRTGKLRCVVATSSLDLGVDFSPVDRVLQIGSPKGVARLLQRAGRSGHRPGAVSRVTCVPTNTLELIEVAAARDGVRAVSVESRHPVERPLDLLAQHVVTVALGGGFRADELKAEVRTTRSYAGLMDDEWQWVLDFVTRGGDALSAYPEFQRVVVRDDGTYVVEDRGVARRHRMSIGTIVSDASITVKYVAGARLGSVEESFIARLNPGDRFVFAGKPLEFVRVRDMTAWVRRTKSTKGLIPRWMGARMPLSTELAASLRARLEEASRGVFRDPEMEAIRPILEVQARWSRIPRADELLIERVKTREGHHLFLFPFDGRLVHEGLAALFAYRISRLVPISFTMSMNDYGVELLSPEPAPLDEALAAGLLSPHGLVDDVPASLNAAEMARRQFREIARVAGLVFQGFPYAGKSARQLQASSGLFFDVFTRYDPGNLLVSQAHREVMERQLESSRLGQTLERLSAGRVVITEPKRTPPLAFPLLVDRTRNSVTSESVGDRVQRMKVALEKAADSGR; encoded by the coding sequence ATGATCCGCATCCGCCGCCCCGACACGACTCCCGATCCCCGCATCGAACCCGCCGAGCGCTGGTTCGCCTCGCGGGGATGGGAGCCGTTCGCGTTTCAGCGCGAGGTGTGGAGCGCGTACCTGGATGGCGAGAGCGGGCTGATCCACGCCGCGACGGGAACGGGCAAAACGTACGCGGCGTGGATGGGCGCGGTCTTGGAGTCGCTCGCCGAGGGATCTGCGGGCGGACCCAAGGCGCCGCCGCTGCGCATCCTGTGGATCACCCCGCTCCGCGCGCTCGCCGCCGACACCGAGGCCGCCCTCCGGATGCCGCTGGCGGACCTGGAGCTTTCGTGGACGCTGGAATCGCGCACGGGAGACACCTCCGCGGCCGTCCGATCCCGCCAGCGGACGCGCCTTCCCAGCGCGCTCGTCACCACCCCCGAAAGTCTGGCCCTTCTCCTGTCGCGCGACGATGCCCAGGCGCTGTTCGCGGACTTGCGCGCGGTGATCGTCGATGAGTGGCACGAGCTGATGGGGAGCAAGCGCGGCGTGCAGACCGAGCTGGCCCTGGCGCGGCTGCGCGGCTGGCGCCCCGGGATGCGGACGTGGGGGCTCTCGGCTACCATCGGCAACCTGGAGGACGCGCGCGACGCGCTGCTCGGGGTTCGCGCGGAGTCGAATCCCGGGCGGATCGTGCGCGGGCTGGTGCCCAAGGACATCGTGGTGGATGCGCTGATTCCGCCGACGATCGAGCGGTTCCCCTGGGCCGGGCACCTGGGGACGCAGATGCTTCCGCAGGTGGTGGAGGCGATCGAGGAGGGCGAAACGGCGATCGTCTTCACCAACACGCGGTCCCAGACGGAGATCTGGTACCAGGCGCTGCTGGACGCGCGGCCGGACTGGGCGGGACAGATCGCGCTTCACCACGGGTCGCTGGATCGCGCGCGCCGCGACTGGGTGGAGGACGGCCTGCGCACGGGCAAGCTTCGCTGCGTCGTGGCGACGTCCAGCCTGGACCTGGGGGTGGACTTTTCGCCGGTGGACCGCGTGCTCCAGATCGGCTCGCCCAAGGGCGTGGCGCGCCTGCTTCAGCGCGCGGGGCGCAGCGGGCACCGTCCGGGCGCCGTCAGCCGCGTCACCTGCGTGCCGACGAACACGCTGGAGCTGATCGAGGTGGCTGCGGCGCGTGACGGGGTACGTGCGGTCTCGGTGGAATCCCGCCATCCTGTGGAGCGGCCGCTGGACCTGCTGGCGCAGCACGTGGTGACGGTAGCGCTCGGTGGCGGCTTTCGCGCCGATGAGCTGAAGGCGGAGGTGCGCACCACCCGCTCGTACGCCGGGCTGATGGACGACGAGTGGCAATGGGTGCTGGACTTCGTCACCCGCGGCGGCGATGCGCTGAGCGCCTATCCCGAGTTCCAGCGCGTGGTGGTGCGCGACGACGGCACGTACGTGGTGGAGGACCGCGGCGTGGCGCGCCGGCACCGCATGTCCATCGGCACCATCGTCAGCGATGCGTCCATCACGGTGAAGTACGTGGCGGGGGCGCGGCTCGGCAGCGTGGAAGAAAGCTTCATCGCCCGGCTGAACCCGGGCGACCGCTTCGTCTTCGCGGGAAAGCCGCTGGAGTTCGTCCGCGTGCGCGACATGACGGCCTGGGTGCGCCGGACGAAAAGCACCAAGGGACTCATCCCCCGCTGGATGGGGGCGCGGATGCCGCTCTCCACCGAACTCGCCGCCTCGCTGCGCGCCCGGCTGGAGGAGGCATCGCGCGGCGTCTTCCGCGATCCCGAGATGGAGGCCATCCGGCCCATCCTGGAGGTGCAGGCGCGCTGGTCGCGCATCCCCCGCGCCGACGAGCTGCTGATCGAGCGGGTGAAGACGCGCGAGGGGCACCACCTGTTCCTCTTTCCCTTCGACGGCCGCCTGGTGCACGAGGGGCTGGCGGCGCTCTTCGCGTACCGCATCTCGCGGCTGGTGCCCATCTCGTTCACCATGTCGATGAACGACTACGGCGTGGAGCTGCTGTCGCCGGAGCCGGCCCCGCTGGACGAGGCGCTGGCGGCCGGCCTCCTTTCGCCGCACGGCCTGGTGGACGACGTTCCCGCGTCGCTGAACGCGGCCGAGATGGCGCGCAGGCAGTTCCGCGAGATCGCGCGGGTGGCGGGATTGGTGTTCCAGGGCTTTCCGTACGCGGGCAAGTCCGCCCGGCAGCTGCAGGCCTCCAGCGGGCTGTTCTTCGACGTGTTCACGCGGTACGATCCCGGCAACCTGCTGGTGAGCCAGGCGCATCGCGAGGTGATGGAGCGGCAGCTGGAAAGCAGCCGCCTGGGCCAGACGCTGGAGCGCCTTTCGGCCGGCCGCGTGGTGATCACCGAGCCGAAGCGCACGCCGCCGCTGGCGTTTCCGCTGCTGGTGGACCGCACGCGCAACTCCGTCACCAGCGAGTCGGTGGGCGACCGGGTGCAGCGGATGAAGGTGGCGCTCGAAAAGGCTGCGGACAGCGGGAGGTAG
- a CDS encoding class I SAM-dependent methyltransferase: MSESLRTDLHEANRLSWNAATLAHNSHKGDQAAFFRAGGSTLFPEELELLGPLAGRMLVHLQCNAGQDTLSLARLGAVATGVDISDEAIDFARRLSAESGVPATFERADVYAWLAETADGGRRFDLAFSSYGAVCWLTDLDAWARGIARILAPGGRFVLVEFHPAAMMYDENLRLRFPYSSREPIEVQEGVGDYVAGSGEGLIAGEQTDGAQDFRNPYRSYEIQWGTAEVAQALIGAGLRIETLREWTYSNGWSPFRGMRAEPGRRFRMPDGYPDLPLMYGVSARLEG, translated from the coding sequence GTGTCCGAGTCCCTCCGCACCGATCTTCACGAAGCCAACCGCCTGTCGTGGAACGCCGCCACCCTGGCGCACAACAGCCACAAGGGCGATCAGGCCGCGTTCTTCCGCGCTGGCGGCAGCACGCTCTTCCCGGAAGAGCTGGAGCTGCTGGGTCCGCTCGCCGGCCGGATGCTGGTGCACCTGCAGTGCAACGCGGGGCAGGACACGCTCAGCCTGGCGCGGCTGGGCGCGGTGGCCACCGGCGTGGACATCAGCGACGAGGCGATCGATTTCGCGCGACGCCTTTCGGCCGAGAGCGGCGTCCCCGCCACGTTCGAGCGCGCCGACGTCTACGCCTGGCTGGCGGAGACCGCGGACGGCGGGCGGCGCTTCGACCTGGCGTTTTCGTCCTATGGCGCCGTGTGCTGGCTGACGGACCTGGATGCGTGGGCGCGTGGAATCGCGCGCATCCTGGCGCCGGGCGGCCGATTCGTGCTGGTTGAGTTCCATCCCGCCGCCATGATGTACGACGAAAACCTGCGCCTGCGGTTCCCCTACTCCAGCCGCGAGCCCATCGAGGTCCAGGAAGGCGTTGGGGACTACGTCGCCGGCTCCGGCGAGGGGCTGATCGCGGGGGAGCAGACGGACGGCGCACAGGACTTCCGCAATCCGTACCGCTCGTACGAGATCCAGTGGGGCACGGCGGAGGTGGCGCAGGCGCTGATCGGCGCGGGGCTGCGCATCGAAACGTTGCGCGAGTGGACCTACTCCAACGGATGGTCGCCTTTCCGCGGGATGCGCGCCGAGCCAGGCCGCCGCTTCCGTATGCCGGATGGCTATCCTGATCTCCCCCTGATGTACGGCGTCTCCGCCCGGCTCGAAGGCTGA
- the pdeM gene encoding ligase-associated DNA damage response endonuclease PdeM, translating to MHGDLEIELCGERLVLLAERAAYRPSNRTLLVADPHFGKAAAFRAHGLAVPGGTTAETLARLTAALERTAAERLVYLGDFFHARASRAPATLDALARWRDAHSHLRIMLVRGNHDRHAGDPPRDLSIECVDGPLPDAPFAYAHHPEPAPACYILAGHIHPSVTLRGIGRQRQRLPCFHFGPRVGILPAFGEFTGTADVRVAEGDQLYVVADEQVLPIQ from the coding sequence CTGCACGGCGACCTTGAAATCGAACTCTGCGGCGAGCGGCTGGTGCTGCTGGCCGAGCGCGCGGCGTACCGCCCGTCGAACCGCACGCTGCTGGTGGCGGACCCGCACTTCGGCAAGGCGGCGGCGTTCCGGGCGCACGGGCTGGCCGTTCCGGGCGGAACGACGGCGGAAACGCTCGCCCGGCTGACGGCCGCGCTTGAGCGGACCGCAGCGGAGCGCCTCGTGTACCTGGGCGACTTCTTCCACGCGCGCGCCAGCCGCGCCCCCGCGACGCTGGATGCGCTCGCGCGGTGGCGGGATGCGCATTCCCACCTGCGCATCATGCTCGTACGCGGCAACCACGACCGGCACGCGGGCGATCCTCCGCGCGACTTGAGCATTGAGTGCGTCGACGGTCCGCTCCCCGACGCGCCGTTCGCCTACGCGCACCACCCGGAGCCCGCGCCGGCGTGCTACATCCTGGCCGGGCACATCCACCCGTCCGTCACCCTGCGCGGGATCGGGCGCCAGCGCCAGCGGCTCCCCTGCTTCCACTTCGGCCCGCGCGTCGGCATCCTACCCGCCTTCGGCGAGTTCACCGGCACCGCGGACGTGCGGGTAGCGGAAGGCGATCAGCTGTACGTGGTGGCGGATGAACAGGTGCTTCCCATCCAGTGA